In the Nothobranchius furzeri strain GRZ-AD chromosome 15, NfurGRZ-RIMD1, whole genome shotgun sequence genome, one interval contains:
- the kcnk15 gene encoding potassium channel subfamily K member 15, with the protein MPTPRMKKQNVRTLSLILCMFSYLLVGAAVFDALESETESSRRRVLEQKRSEMKKKYRFSEDDYREIERVVLQAEPHRAGRQWKFAGSFYFAITVITTIGYGHAAPGTDAGKVFCMFYAVLGIPLTLVMFQSLGERMNTFVRYLLHKIKQCFGFHHTEVSMENMVLVGLLSCIGTLCVGAAAFSHFEGWSFFHAYYYCFITLTTIGFGDFVALQKKEDLQKKTPYVAFSFMYILVGLTVIGAFLNLVVLRFLTMNTEDERRDAQERASLRRDRGLLGGALSLHVIGEQSRDNHRERNKGTMVHSHSHSTLFLPMQEGTSRTNLISFPAEDPGTRGSPCRQRLHETSLSSLCSSCVCYRLEACDSPLVTRGEPHGCHINPVYYNSVSYKIQGYSPRSRDNTGLSSPGSTLSPGHSFQEFPRIRRNSV; encoded by the exons ATGCCGACGCCGAGGATGAAGAAGCAAAACGTCCGGACCCTGTCGCTCATCCTCTGCATGTTTTCCTACCTGCTGGTCGGCGCCGCGGTGTTTGATGCGCTGGAGTCCGAGACTGAGAGCTCCCGTAGGCGCGTGCTGGAGCAGAAGCGCAgcgagatgaagaagaagtaccgCTTCTCTGAGGACGACTACCGTGAAATCGAGCGCGTGGTGCTGCAGGCTGAGCCGCACCGCGCCGGGAGACAGTGGAAATTCGCTGGCTCCTTTTATTTTGCTATAACAGTCATCACCACTATTG GTTACGGACACGCTGCACCAGGCACAGATGCAGGAAAAGTCTTCTGCATGTTCTATGCAGTTCTCGGCATCCCTCTCACCCTGGTCATGTTCCAGAGCCTGGGTGAAAGGATGAACACGTTTGTTCGCTATCTTCTGCACAAGATAAAGCAGTGCTTTGGGTTTCACCACACAGAGGTGTCCATGGAGAACATGGTCCTAGTGGGCTTGCTGTCCTGCATTGGAACTCTGTGTGTGGGAGCTGCAGCCTTTTCCCACTTTGAAGGATGGAGCTTCTTCCATGCCTACTACTACTGCTTCATTACACTCACCACTATTGGCTTTGGGGACTTTGTAGCCCTGCAGAAAAAAgaggacctgcagaaaaagacacccTATGTGGCATTCAGTTTCATGTACATTCTGGTGGGGTTAACTGTGATAGGGGCTTTTCTTAACTTGGTGGTGCTGCGTTTCCTCACCATGAACACGGAGGATGAGAGACGTGATGCTCAGGAGAGAGCATCACTGAGGAGAGACAGAGGCCTTTTGGGGGGGGCTCTGAGCCTCCATGTTATAGGAGAACAAAGCAGAGACAACCACCGAGAGAGGAATAAGGGAACTATGgtgcacagtcacagccacagcacACTTTTCCTCCCTATGCAGGAAGGAACCAGTCGCACCAACCTCATTTCCTTCCCAGCAGAGGATCCGGGAACTCGAGGAAGCCCATGCAGGCAGAGGCTGCATGAGACAAGCCTCAGCTCTCTGTGCTCCTCCTGTGTGTGTTACCGCTTAGAGGCTTGTGACAGCCCTCTTGTGACACGCGGTGAACCCCACGGCTGCCACATAAACCCTGTGTACTACAACTCAGTTTCTTATAAGATCCAAGGCTACTCACCAAGATCCAGGGACAACACTGGACTGTCCTCTCCTGGAAGCACACTCTCACCTGGGCATAGCTTTCAGGAGTTCCCCCGGATAAGGAGAAATTCAGTTTGA